From Streptomyces sp. HUAS MG91, the proteins below share one genomic window:
- a CDS encoding sigma factor-like helix-turn-helix DNA-binding protein, whose protein sequence is MRDRQASRDARRAREFEAFVAGAAGRLLHAATLLTAEPHDDNPRARRLLTASLARTYASWDRLRGEDPYDCARKDLAVRFARGTWPPRPRHRRPDGVLRHLSPQERLILVLRLFEGVGEEQVAALLGLPMERVRAVHTRAMGLVLHPPRGPASVTPLPKAAST, encoded by the coding sequence GTGCGCGATCGGCAGGCGTCCCGGGATGCCCGCCGGGCCCGCGAGTTCGAGGCGTTCGTCGCGGGCGCGGCCGGGCGGCTGCTCCATGCCGCGACGCTGCTGACCGCCGAGCCCCATGACGACAATCCCCGCGCGCGCAGACTCCTCACGGCCTCCCTCGCCCGGACGTATGCCTCCTGGGACCGTCTTCGGGGGGAGGATCCCTACGACTGCGCCCGCAAGGACCTGGCCGTCCGCTTCGCGCGCGGCACCTGGCCGCCCCGGCCCCGGCACCGCAGGCCGGACGGTGTCCTGCGGCACCTGTCGCCGCAGGAACGGCTGATTCTCGTTCTCCGGCTGTTCGAAGGGGTCGGCGAGGAGCAGGTGGCGGCGCTGCTCGGCCTTCCCATGGAGCGGGTCCGTGCCGTGCACACCCGCGCGATGGGCCTGGTGCTGCATCCGCCGCGCGGACCGGCGTCCGTGACGCCGCTGCCGAAGGCGGCCTCGACATGA
- a CDS encoding MarR family transcriptional regulator: protein MDMSTAGDTGLLETLQHEVAVFARRAEQTRLGGVGQVRNSMDRAAYLLLNRLDKEGPMGVKALAASMGIDSSTVTRQVAPLVDTGLVKRTSHPEDGRAVVLQLSPRGLARLDEVRTSRQELMAQLTQDWEPQEREQFCALLTRFNTALSARQSGQAVPPAES, encoded by the coding sequence ATGGACATGTCGACCGCCGGCGACACCGGCCTCCTCGAAACGCTGCAGCACGAGGTGGCGGTCTTCGCCCGTCGCGCCGAACAGACCCGGCTCGGCGGGGTCGGGCAGGTGCGCAATTCCATGGACCGAGCCGCGTATCTGCTGCTCAACCGCCTCGACAAAGAAGGTCCGATGGGCGTCAAGGCGCTCGCGGCGAGCATGGGGATCGATTCCTCCACGGTGACCCGCCAGGTCGCCCCGCTCGTCGACACCGGTCTCGTGAAGCGCACGTCGCATCCCGAGGACGGCCGGGCCGTCGTGCTCCAGCTCTCCCCACGCGGTCTCGCCCGCCTCGACGAAGTCCGTACGTCGAGGCAGGAATTGATGGCGCAATTGACGCAGGACTGGGAGCCGCAGGAGCGCGAACAGTTCTGCGCGCTCCTCACGCGCTTCAACACGGCCCTCTCGGCGCGCCAGTCGGGCCAGGCCGTTCCGCCCGCCGAGTCCTGA
- the msrA gene encoding peptide-methionine (S)-S-oxide reductase MsrA — translation MALFGRTPVLPTPEQALRGRSEPEFTVPERHTVLGTPLLGPYPDGLAVADFALGCFWGAERVFWRTPGVWTTLVGYQGGHTENPSYDEVGSGLTGHAEAVRVIYDPSVVPYGELLKLFWENHDPTQGFRQGTDVGTQYRSSVYTHSPAQAAAAEASRAAYQQVLTGSGHGTITTAILPSDTRPFYPAEPEHQQYLEKNPGGYCGGGGTGVSCPVGVAPAPELG, via the coding sequence ATGGCACTCTTCGGCCGGACCCCGGTCCTGCCCACCCCCGAGCAGGCCCTGCGCGGCCGCTCCGAGCCCGAATTCACGGTCCCGGAGCGGCACACGGTCCTCGGCACCCCGCTGCTGGGCCCGTATCCGGACGGCTTGGCGGTCGCCGACTTCGCGCTCGGCTGCTTCTGGGGCGCCGAGCGCGTCTTCTGGCGGACACCGGGCGTGTGGACGACGCTCGTCGGCTACCAGGGCGGCCACACCGAGAACCCGTCGTACGACGAGGTCGGCTCGGGCCTAACGGGGCACGCGGAGGCGGTACGGGTGATCTACGACCCGTCCGTCGTCCCGTACGGCGAACTCCTGAAGCTCTTCTGGGAGAACCACGACCCGACCCAGGGCTTCCGCCAGGGCACCGACGTGGGCACCCAGTACCGCTCCTCGGTCTACACCCACTCCCCCGCGCAGGCCGCCGCCGCGGAGGCCTCCCGCGCGGCGTACCAGCAGGTCCTGACCGGTTCGGGCCACGGCACGATCACGACGGCGATCCTCCCGTCGGACACCCGCCCCTTCTATCCGGCTGAGCCGGAGCACCAGCAGTACCTGGAGAAGAATCCGGGCGGGTACTGCGGGGGTGGGGGGACGGGGGTTTCGTGTCCGGTGGGGGTCGCACCGGCTCCGGAACTGGGCTGA
- a CDS encoding cystathionine gamma-synthase codes for MSDTHSQSEAHRGFETTAIHAGNTADPVTGAVVPPIYQVSTYKQDGVGGLRGGYEYSRSANPTRTALEENLAALEGGRRGLAFASGLAAEDCLLRTLLSPGDHVVIPNDAYGGTFRLFAKVVSRWGVEWSVADTSDAAAVRAALTPKTKVIWVETPSNPLLGITDIAAVAQVARDAGARLVVDNTFASPYLQQPLALGADVVVHSMTKYMGGHSDVVGGALVVSDEALGEELAYHQNAMGAVAGPFDSWLVLRGIKTLPVRMDRHSENATRVAEMLGRHPRVTKVLYPGLPDHPGHEIAAKQMKAFGGMVSFQVEGGEAAAVEVCNRAKLFTLGESLGGVESLIEHPGRMTHASVAGSALEVPADLVRLSVGIESVDDLLADLKQALEG; via the coding sequence ATGAGCGACACGCACAGCCAGAGCGAAGCCCACCGCGGCTTCGAGACCACCGCCATCCACGCCGGGAACACGGCCGACCCCGTCACCGGCGCCGTGGTCCCGCCGATCTACCAGGTCTCCACGTACAAGCAGGACGGCGTGGGCGGTCTGCGCGGCGGCTACGAGTACAGCCGCAGCGCCAACCCCACCCGTACCGCCCTGGAGGAGAACCTCGCCGCGCTGGAGGGCGGCCGTCGCGGCCTCGCCTTCGCGTCGGGCCTGGCCGCCGAGGACTGCCTGCTGCGTACGCTGCTCAGCCCGGGGGACCACGTGGTCATCCCGAACGACGCGTACGGCGGCACGTTCCGTCTGTTCGCGAAGGTCGTCTCGCGCTGGGGCGTCGAGTGGTCCGTCGCCGACACCAGCGACGCGGCGGCCGTCCGGGCCGCGCTCACGCCGAAGACGAAGGTCATCTGGGTCGAGACCCCGTCGAACCCGCTGCTCGGCATCACGGACATCGCCGCCGTCGCCCAGGTCGCCCGGGACGCGGGCGCCCGCCTCGTCGTCGACAACACCTTCGCCAGCCCCTACCTCCAGCAGCCGCTGGCGCTCGGCGCGGACGTCGTCGTGCACTCCATGACCAAGTACATGGGCGGCCACTCCGACGTGGTCGGCGGCGCCCTGGTCGTGAGCGACGAGGCGCTGGGCGAGGAGCTGGCCTACCACCAGAACGCGATGGGCGCGGTCGCCGGGCCCTTCGACTCCTGGCTGGTGCTGCGCGGCATCAAGACGCTCCCCGTCCGCATGGACCGGCACAGTGAGAACGCCACCCGGGTCGCCGAGATGCTCGGCCGCCACCCCCGCGTCACCAAGGTCCTCTACCCGGGCCTGCCCGACCACCCGGGCCACGAGATCGCCGCGAAGCAGATGAAGGCGTTCGGCGGCATGGTGTCGTTCCAGGTCGAGGGCGGCGAGGCGGCGGCCGTCGAGGTCTGCAACCGCGCCAAGCTGTTCACCCTCGGCGAGTCCCTGGGCGGCGTCGAGTCGCTCATCGAGCACCCGGGCCGGATGACGCACGCCTCGGTCGCCGGGTCGGCCCTGGAGGTCCCCGCCGACCTGGTCCGGCTCTCGGTCGGCATCGAGTCGGTGGACGACCTCCTCGCCGACCTCAAGCAGGCCCTGGAGGGCTGA
- a CDS encoding restriction endonuclease encodes MSRRSGGMVGAWAEMQRQQQRQVETEARRQRLEEQQARAHQRRAAQSYREYRQAEAARRTEELDAQITVLQNLLASGCRTPAFSASSLLRPEQIAPFAPGRLGQPVSMPVSDHYQAQGGWTAGRRAQAQAEARARFERDWHAAQAAEAQRLQQLAAYQREYEHWADAQLADTRRHNTGIAELTEGVRRRDPDAVVEYFSAALYASTAWPEGFPRQVAAAYDAAAGQLVLDWELPGYDIVPEAKAVRYLSSTDQEKETARPVGQRRSVYREVLAQCVLLVLHDVFAADESGVIESVTLNGFVDGHDPATGRRGRIYLATVMAPGVTFRGLHIEQVDPLSCLADALRGQLSVRPDQLTPVRPGRLPQDIGNRVVTHGTDDDPDLYSMDPIAFEDLVAELFRAMGMQAVTTQRSNDGGVDVDALDPAPIRGGKIVVQVKRYRNTVPPTAVRDLYGTVQDAGANKGVLVTTSKFGPGSHTFANGKPLELISGTELVDLLHRHGLRGRLGGDASPASANSTATVPDLRLPDDYNVLGMSWTGDVRLDVCALVCQGNRVLSDDHFVFFNNPQTPDGSVRALPATAPDKAAICVSFDGLPAAADRFVLVAAVDPETNPDADLSGFTNAGIRLLDPALTELGRLEVSDGRPGETALVLGSFRHRPNGDWDFVLGGKGYTGGLEELVRDFGIDVE; translated from the coding sequence ATGAGTCGTCGTTCTGGTGGCATGGTCGGTGCTTGGGCCGAGATGCAGAGGCAGCAGCAGCGTCAGGTGGAGACCGAGGCCCGGCGGCAGCGCCTCGAAGAGCAGCAGGCGCGCGCCCATCAGCGGCGGGCCGCCCAGAGCTACCGCGAGTACCGACAGGCCGAGGCGGCGCGCCGCACCGAGGAACTGGACGCCCAGATCACCGTGCTCCAGAACCTTCTCGCCAGCGGGTGCCGGACCCCTGCCTTCAGCGCGTCGTCGCTGCTGCGCCCGGAACAGATCGCTCCCTTCGCGCCGGGTCGGCTGGGGCAGCCTGTGTCCATGCCGGTCAGCGACCATTACCAGGCACAGGGCGGCTGGACGGCCGGCCGCAGAGCTCAGGCCCAGGCCGAGGCGAGGGCACGCTTCGAACGGGACTGGCACGCGGCCCAGGCCGCTGAGGCGCAGCGACTCCAACAACTTGCCGCCTATCAAAGGGAGTACGAGCATTGGGCGGATGCCCAACTGGCCGACACCCGGCGCCACAACACGGGGATCGCCGAGCTGACAGAGGGAGTGCGCCGACGCGATCCCGATGCTGTGGTCGAGTACTTCTCGGCGGCGCTCTACGCGTCGACCGCGTGGCCGGAAGGGTTTCCCCGCCAGGTTGCCGCGGCCTATGACGCGGCGGCAGGGCAGTTGGTTCTCGACTGGGAACTCCCCGGCTACGACATCGTCCCCGAGGCCAAGGCCGTCCGATACCTGTCCAGTACGGACCAGGAGAAGGAGACAGCACGTCCGGTCGGTCAGCGACGTTCGGTCTATCGCGAGGTCCTGGCTCAGTGCGTACTGCTCGTGCTGCACGACGTCTTCGCTGCCGACGAGTCCGGCGTGATCGAGTCCGTGACCCTGAACGGTTTCGTGGACGGGCACGACCCCGCGACGGGAAGACGCGGGCGTATCTATCTGGCGACCGTGATGGCGCCCGGCGTGACCTTCCGCGGGCTGCACATCGAGCAGGTGGATCCCCTCAGCTGCCTGGCTGACGCGCTGCGCGGACAGCTTTCGGTCCGCCCGGACCAACTGACGCCGGTGCGCCCGGGCCGCTTGCCGCAGGACATCGGGAATCGCGTCGTCACCCATGGCACGGACGACGATCCGGATCTGTACTCAATGGATCCGATCGCGTTCGAAGACCTGGTGGCTGAGCTGTTCCGTGCCATGGGGATGCAAGCGGTCACCACTCAGCGCTCCAACGACGGTGGCGTGGACGTCGACGCACTGGACCCGGCGCCCATCAGAGGCGGCAAGATCGTCGTTCAGGTGAAGCGCTACCGCAACACCGTGCCGCCCACCGCGGTGCGCGATCTGTACGGGACGGTCCAGGACGCCGGCGCCAACAAGGGCGTCCTCGTCACGACGTCGAAGTTCGGCCCGGGCTCACACACGTTCGCCAACGGGAAACCCTTGGAGCTGATCTCTGGGACGGAACTCGTCGACCTGCTCCACCGGCACGGGCTGCGCGGACGCCTGGGCGGTGACGCCTCGCCCGCATCGGCGAATTCCACGGCGACGGTTCCCGACCTCCGGCTTCCCGACGACTACAACGTCCTGGGCATGTCCTGGACCGGAGACGTCCGCCTCGACGTCTGTGCCCTTGTCTGCCAGGGCAACCGGGTGCTCAGCGACGACCACTTCGTGTTCTTCAACAACCCGCAGACTCCGGACGGCTCCGTGCGCGCACTTCCCGCCACCGCACCCGACAAGGCCGCCATCTGCGTCTCCTTCGACGGGCTGCCCGCCGCTGCCGACCGGTTCGTCCTGGTGGCCGCAGTCGATCCGGAGACCAACCCGGACGCGGACCTCTCAGGGTTCACGAACGCCGGCATCCGGCTCCTGGACCCGGCGCTGACGGAACTGGGGCGGCTTGAAGTCTCCGACGGCCGACCAGGAGAGACCGCCCTCGTCCTCGGCTCGTTCCGCCACCGGCCCAACGGCGACTGGGACTTCGTCCTCGGCGGCAAGGGCTACACGGGAGGCCTGGAAGAACTCGTACGCGATTTCGGCATCGACGTCGAGTGA
- the ilvA gene encoding threonine ammonia-lyase, with the protein MSYSASDSLPFPAAVTLDDVRGAQKMLSGVSRVTTMAHSHHLSQLVGSPVHLKCENLQRTGSFKLRGAYVRIAGLLPEERAAGVVAASAGNHAQGVALASSLLGVRSTVFMPVGAPLPKVAATRDYGAEVRLHGQVVDETLAAAQEYAERTGAVFIHPFDHPDIVAGQGTLGLEILEQCPEARTIVVGIGGGGLAAGLAVAVKALRPEVRVIGVQAAGAAAYPPSLAAGRPVAIDAPATMADGIKVGRPGDIPFRLVADLVDEVRTVTEDQLSSALLLCLERAKMVVEPAGASPVAALLADPAGFEGPVVALLSGGNVDPLLMQRVLTHGMAAAGRYLSLRLRLTDRPGALATLLGVLSVADANVLDVGHVRTDPRLGLTEAEVELHLEMKGPAHCAAVEAALSGAGYTVTGKSV; encoded by the coding sequence ATGAGCTACAGCGCGTCTGACTCCTTGCCTTTCCCGGCCGCGGTCACTCTGGACGACGTACGCGGTGCGCAGAAAATGCTCTCCGGGGTGTCCCGGGTGACAACGATGGCGCACAGTCACCACCTCTCCCAACTGGTGGGATCTCCGGTCCATCTCAAGTGCGAGAACCTCCAGCGGACCGGTTCCTTCAAGCTGCGCGGCGCCTACGTGCGGATCGCCGGGCTGCTGCCCGAGGAGCGGGCCGCCGGAGTGGTGGCGGCGAGCGCGGGCAACCACGCACAGGGGGTGGCCCTCGCCTCCTCGCTCCTCGGCGTGCGCTCCACGGTGTTCATGCCGGTCGGCGCGCCCCTGCCCAAGGTCGCCGCGACCCGCGACTACGGGGCTGAGGTGCGGCTGCACGGCCAGGTGGTGGACGAGACGCTGGCCGCCGCCCAGGAGTACGCCGAGCGGACCGGCGCCGTCTTCATCCACCCCTTCGACCACCCGGACATCGTGGCCGGGCAGGGCACGCTCGGCCTGGAGATCCTGGAGCAGTGCCCGGAGGCGCGCACGATCGTCGTCGGGATCGGCGGCGGGGGCCTGGCGGCCGGTCTCGCGGTCGCCGTGAAGGCGCTGCGCCCCGAGGTACGGGTGATCGGGGTGCAGGCGGCCGGCGCGGCCGCGTACCCGCCCTCGCTGGCGGCCGGGCGGCCGGTGGCGATCGACGCCCCGGCGACGATGGCCGACGGCATCAAGGTGGGGCGGCCCGGCGACATCCCGTTCCGGCTGGTCGCCGACCTGGTCGACGAGGTCCGTACGGTGACCGAGGACCAGCTCTCCAGCGCCCTGCTGCTCTGCCTGGAGCGCGCCAAGATGGTCGTCGAACCGGCCGGCGCGAGCCCGGTCGCGGCGCTGCTCGCCGATCCCGCCGGCTTCGAGGGCCCGGTGGTCGCGCTGCTGTCCGGCGGCAACGTCGACCCGCTGCTGATGCAGCGCGTCCTCACCCACGGCATGGCCGCGGCAGGCCGCTACCTCTCGCTGCGGCTGCGCCTGACCGACCGCCCCGGCGCCCTGGCCACGCTCCTCGGGGTGCTGTCGGTGGCCGACGCCAACGTCCTGGACGTGGGCCACGTCCGCACCGATCCGCGGCTCGGGCT